A genomic region of Halopelagius longus contains the following coding sequences:
- a CDS encoding dipeptide epimerase, protein MTLTTEFERVSYPLADEFTIARGTQTDAENVVVRVTDDGGMTGVGAAAPSAHYGETADTVEAVLPDLLREVESVGDAHATARIERRMEEAVGGNPAARAAVSIALHDLAAKRLGLPLYRHWGLDADDCPPTSFTIGLDETERIEEKTEAAVEAGYPVLKVKLGTDRDEEIVEAVRESAPDATIRVDANEGWTPREAVRKSEMLAEYGVEFVEQPVPAENPEGLKFVYERSALPIAADESCVTLEDVPAVADRTDIVNLKLMKCGGLSEARRMVHAARAHGLEVMLGCMVESNAAIAAACHLAPLLDYADLDGALLLDEDDYEGVPIEDGEILLDGLNRSGTGARRSD, encoded by the coding sequence ATGACGCTGACGACGGAGTTCGAGCGGGTGTCGTACCCGCTGGCCGACGAGTTCACCATCGCCCGCGGGACGCAGACGGACGCGGAGAACGTCGTCGTCCGCGTCACCGACGACGGCGGGATGACGGGCGTCGGCGCGGCGGCCCCCTCCGCGCACTACGGCGAGACGGCCGACACCGTCGAAGCGGTCCTGCCGGACCTCCTGCGCGAAGTCGAGTCCGTCGGCGACGCCCACGCGACGGCGCGAATCGAACGCCGGATGGAAGAGGCGGTCGGCGGGAACCCGGCGGCCCGCGCCGCGGTCAGCATCGCCCTCCACGACTTGGCCGCAAAGCGCCTCGGCCTCCCCCTCTACCGGCACTGGGGACTGGACGCCGACGACTGTCCGCCCACCTCCTTCACCATCGGATTAGACGAGACTGAGCGAATCGAAGAGAAGACGGAGGCGGCCGTCGAGGCGGGCTACCCGGTCTTGAAGGTGAAACTCGGCACCGACCGCGACGAGGAGATAGTCGAGGCGGTGCGGGAGAGCGCGCCCGACGCGACGATTCGCGTGGACGCAAACGAGGGATGGACGCCACGCGAGGCGGTCCGGAAGTCCGAGATGCTCGCGGAGTACGGCGTCGAGTTCGTCGAACAACCCGTCCCCGCGGAGAACCCCGAGGGGCTGAAGTTCGTCTACGAACGGAGCGCGCTCCCGATAGCGGCCGACGAGTCCTGCGTGACGCTCGAAGACGTGCCCGCCGTCGCAGACAGGACGGACATCGTGAACCTGAAACTGATGAAGTGCGGCGGCCTCTCGGAGGCGAGGCGGATGGTCCACGCCGCCCGCGCGCACGGACTTGAGGTGATGCTCGGCTGTATGGTGGAGTCGAACGCCGCTATCGCCGCCGCCTGCCACCTCGCGCCCCTCTTGGACTACGCCGACTTGGACGGCGCACTCCTCCTCGACGAAGACGACTACGAGGGCGTCCCCATCGAGGACGGCGAGATTCTCCTCGACGGGTTGAACCGGAGCGGAACCGGCGCGCGGCGGAGCGACTGA
- a CDS encoding DUF1611 domain-containing protein → MSTARTGDDRTRVVVLAHEKFPERAKTATGVLKYADYDVVAVLDRDNPGTSASDHRRDLPDVPVVASMDDAPEADALLIGISPIGGAFDETWRDDVRTAIEGGCDVIAGLHYFLTEDEEFAELADEHGVELNDVRKPHDDLTVAEGRSADVDADVVLTVGTDCSVGKMTVSLELVEAARERGIDAGFIPTGQTGIMIAGWGNPIDRVVSDFTAGAVEEMILEVGDDYDVLFVEGQGSITHPAYSAVTCGILHGAMADAMVLCHVDGREAIHGYEEFEIPPVSEYVDLYENLAAPVHEGSVVAGALNTSRVEGDDAAREAVESYSESLGAPATDPVRFDADEILDAVLEET, encoded by the coding sequence ATGAGTACCGCACGGACCGGCGACGACCGGACTCGGGTCGTCGTCCTCGCGCACGAGAAGTTCCCCGAACGGGCGAAGACGGCCACGGGCGTCCTCAAGTACGCCGACTACGACGTGGTGGCGGTCCTCGACAGAGACAACCCGGGCACCTCGGCGTCGGACCACCGCCGGGACCTGCCGGACGTTCCGGTCGTCGCCTCGATGGACGACGCGCCCGAGGCCGACGCCCTGCTTATCGGCATCTCCCCCATCGGCGGCGCGTTCGACGAGACGTGGCGCGACGACGTGCGCACCGCAATCGAAGGCGGGTGCGACGTCATCGCGGGCCTGCACTACTTTCTCACGGAGGACGAGGAGTTCGCCGAACTCGCCGACGAACACGGCGTCGAACTGAACGACGTGCGGAAGCCCCACGACGACCTGACGGTCGCGGAGGGTCGCTCCGCCGACGTGGACGCCGACGTGGTTCTCACCGTCGGCACCGACTGCTCGGTGGGGAAGATGACCGTCTCCTTGGAACTCGTCGAGGCGGCGCGCGAACGCGGCATCGACGCCGGGTTCATTCCGACGGGGCAGACGGGTATCATGATAGCGGGGTGGGGCAATCCCATCGACCGGGTGGTCAGCGACTTCACCGCCGGTGCGGTCGAGGAGATGATTCTGGAAGTCGGCGACGACTACGACGTGCTGTTCGTCGAGGGACAGGGGAGCATCACCCACCCCGCCTACTCCGCGGTCACCTGCGGCATCCTCCACGGCGCGATGGCCGACGCGATGGTCCTCTGTCACGTCGATGGGCGCGAGGCCATCCACGGCTACGAGGAGTTCGAGATACCGCCCGTCTCCGAGTACGTGGACCTCTACGAGAACCTCGCCGCGCCCGTCCACGAGGGGTCCGTCGTCGCCGGCGCGTTGAACACCTCCCGCGTCGAGGGCGACGACGCCGCCCGCGAGGCCGTCGAGTCGTACTCCGAATCGCTCGGCGCGCCCGCGACGGACCCGGTGCGCTTCGACGCCGACGAGATTCTGGACGCGGTGCTGGAGGAGACGTAG
- a CDS encoding Vms1/Ankzf1 family peptidyl-tRNA hydrolase, which translates to MLDELLGRAELKERIEELQEEKRHLERRAEAEEERRSEAVRERQEAERELNRLETQVEELEHRVERLSEDDEAEVEFRGTEDLRGDRLEEVLSRLVSVATGPEGALSAMVEEHPPESVEEALGERAALVRRAAPCLVYTDDAGVVSAVLEPPTPPAAFDEWGSSFRIERSWFRPEGTVRVALVRSDLFALGRFDGEEVTLEDDVESDVMNAHSKGGFSQARFERRRDEQVSNHLERSKEVLRAHAADGDGESDTLVVLGERTVLGEFEELADHRATVDASGEPEEALREAVREFWTTRLSRL; encoded by the coding sequence ATGCTGGACGAGTTGCTGGGGCGGGCGGAACTGAAAGAGCGAATCGAGGAGTTGCAGGAGGAGAAACGACACCTCGAACGCCGCGCCGAGGCCGAGGAGGAACGGCGGAGCGAAGCCGTCCGCGAACGACAGGAGGCCGAACGGGAACTGAACCGCCTCGAAACGCAGGTCGAGGAACTGGAACACCGTGTCGAGCGACTCTCCGAAGACGACGAGGCCGAAGTAGAGTTCCGCGGCACCGAGGACCTGCGCGGCGACAGACTGGAGGAGGTGCTCTCCCGCCTCGTTTCGGTCGCCACCGGCCCCGAGGGTGCGCTCTCGGCGATGGTCGAGGAACACCCGCCGGAGTCGGTGGAGGAGGCACTCGGCGAACGGGCGGCCCTCGTCCGCCGCGCCGCGCCGTGTCTCGTCTACACCGACGACGCCGGAGTCGTCTCCGCCGTCCTCGAACCGCCGACGCCGCCCGCCGCGTTCGACGAGTGGGGGTCGTCGTTCCGAATCGAGCGGTCGTGGTTCCGACCGGAGGGAACCGTCCGCGTCGCCCTCGTACGCTCGGACCTGTTCGCACTCGGGCGCTTCGACGGCGAGGAGGTCACCCTCGAAGACGACGTGGAGTCCGACGTGATGAACGCCCACTCCAAGGGCGGGTTCTCGCAGGCGCGGTTCGAACGGCGGCGCGACGAACAGGTGTCGAACCACCTCGAGCGCTCGAAGGAGGTGCTTCGGGCGCACGCGGCGGACGGCGACGGCGAGAGCGATACGCTGGTCGTCCTCGGGGAGCGAACCGTCCTCGGGGAGTTCGAGGAACTGGCCGACCACCGCGCGACGGTGGACGCCTCCGGCGAACCGGAGGAAGCGCTCCGGGAGGCCGTCCGGGAGTTCTGGACCACCCGCCTGTCGCGCCTCTGA
- a CDS encoding rubrerythrin-like domain-containing protein, whose protein sequence is MPHGQDVEDDTADHSSKYECLECGAIVESETHPGECPECGGDFQNRAKSLE, encoded by the coding sequence ATGCCTCACGGGCAAGACGTCGAAGACGATACGGCGGATCACTCCTCCAAGTACGAGTGTCTCGAATGCGGCGCTATCGTCGAATCCGAGACCCATCCGGGCGAGTGCCCGGAGTGCGGCGGCGACTTCCAGAACCGGGCGAAATCGCTCGAATAA
- the gdhB gene encoding glutamate dehydrogenase GdhB, whose product MSQDTPSADERTRQSVETPPETALDTARHQLNQAASYLDVDPNIVERLNHPASVHEVTVPLERDDGTVEMFRGYRAQHDSVRGPFKGGLRFHPHVGREECIGLAMWMTWKCAVVDIPFGGAKGGVVVNPKELSDDETERLTRRFTNELRNVIGPMTDIPAPDMGTDAQTMAWIMDAYSVQEAETIPGVVTGKPPVIGGSKGREEAPGRSVAIIARKLLDYYDYPIAETTVAVQGFGSVGANAARLLDDWGASVVAVSDVNGAAYDPDGLDTRAIPSHNEEPEAVTTYADETIGNEEILELDVDLLIPAAIGNVITEDNAGDVDADMIVEGANGPITFVADSILAERDVPVVPDILANAGGVTVSYFEWLQDINRRSWSRDRVNEELEEEMLAAWNAVRREVEERDVTWRDGAYVVALSRIAEAHESRGLWP is encoded by the coding sequence ATGTCTCAAGACACCCCGTCGGCAGACGAACGTACTCGCCAATCCGTAGAAACGCCGCCGGAAACCGCGCTGGACACCGCGCGACACCAACTCAACCAAGCCGCATCGTACCTCGACGTCGACCCGAACATCGTCGAACGACTCAACCACCCCGCGTCGGTCCACGAAGTGACGGTTCCGCTCGAACGGGACGACGGCACCGTCGAGATGTTCCGAGGGTACCGCGCGCAACACGACAGCGTGCGAGGGCCGTTCAAGGGCGGTCTGCGCTTCCACCCCCACGTCGGTCGCGAGGAGTGCATCGGGTTGGCGATGTGGATGACGTGGAAGTGCGCGGTCGTCGACATCCCCTTCGGCGGTGCGAAAGGCGGCGTCGTCGTCAACCCGAAGGAGTTGAGCGACGACGAAACCGAGCGGTTGACCCGCCGCTTCACCAACGAACTGCGGAACGTCATCGGCCCCATGACGGACATCCCGGCGCCGGACATGGGCACCGACGCGCAGACGATGGCGTGGATTATGGACGCGTACAGCGTTCAGGAGGCCGAGACGATACCCGGCGTTGTGACGGGGAAACCGCCCGTCATCGGCGGCAGTAAGGGCCGAGAAGAAGCGCCCGGACGGAGCGTCGCCATCATCGCCCGAAAGTTACTCGACTACTACGACTACCCGATAGCGGAGACGACGGTGGCCGTGCAGGGGTTCGGAAGCGTCGGCGCGAACGCCGCCCGGTTGCTCGACGATTGGGGGGCGTCCGTCGTCGCCGTCAGCGACGTCAACGGCGCGGCCTACGACCCCGACGGACTCGACACGCGCGCGATTCCCTCCCACAACGAGGAACCGGAGGCGGTGACGACCTACGCCGACGAGACCATCGGCAACGAGGAGATCCTGGAACTCGACGTGGACCTCCTGATTCCGGCGGCCATCGGGAACGTCATCACCGAGGACAACGCCGGGGACGTCGATGCGGACATGATCGTCGAGGGCGCGAACGGACCGATAACGTTCGTCGCGGACTCGATTCTCGCCGAACGGGACGTCCCCGTCGTGCCCGACATCCTCGCGAACGCCGGCGGCGTGACGGTGAGTTACTTCGAGTGGCTCCAGGACATCAACCGTCGCTCGTGGTCGCGCGACAGGGTGAACGAGGAACTCGAAGAGGAGATGCTCGCCGCGTGGAACGCCGTCCGGCGGGAGGTCGAAGAACGCGACGTTACGTGGCGCGACGGCGCGTACGTCGTCGCCCTCTCGCGGATAGCCGAGGCACACGAGAGCCGCGGACTCTGGCCGTAA
- a CDS encoding DUF5802 family protein: MFEQFSSGYYLGRLYVEPYDGEVPAIHRTDHERVNEELYADEGVTPLDAPLVMKLERTHIPVLGDESVPSGTLAVPSSFADEGLPDDRDVLLAKRERAAELLRYSGYKFGDDAAVA, translated from the coding sequence ATGTTCGAGCAATTTTCGAGCGGCTACTACCTCGGCCGGTTGTACGTCGAACCGTACGACGGTGAGGTGCCCGCCATCCACCGGACGGACCACGAGAGAGTCAACGAGGAGTTGTACGCCGACGAGGGTGTAACACCGCTAGACGCGCCCCTCGTCATGAAGTTAGAGCGGACGCACATCCCCGTCCTCGGGGACGAGTCCGTACCGTCGGGAACGCTCGCCGTCCCGAGTTCGTTCGCCGACGAGGGCCTGCCGGACGACCGCGACGTCCTCCTCGCGAAGCGAGAACGCGCGGCCGAACTGCTCCGGTACTCGGGCTACAAGTTCGGCGACGACGCCGCCGTGGCGTAG
- a CDS encoding zinc-binding dehydrogenase: protein MQAVQFAEHGDRDVIEYGEFPDPEPGRGEVVVDVKAAALNHLDVWTRRGLPGLDLEMPHVPGSDMAGVVDELGEGVTRFEEGDRVALVAGVADGDDEFSRHGDPTLAPDFRIIGEHVRGVHSEYAAVPAENLVPVPEGVRWETAGSASLVFQTAWRMLVDRADVDPGEKVLVHGASGGVGHAAVQIADYAGAEVFATASTDEKLEYAEECGADHLINYEEEEFAGRIREITDKRGVDVVVDHIGEATYEDSLKSLRKGGRLVTCGATTGGNPGAGLNRIFWNQLQVIGSTMATPGQADDALERVWDGTFEPRIREVLPMSETARAHEMIENREGFGKVVVIPDSEL, encoded by the coding sequence ATGCAGGCAGTCCAATTCGCGGAGCACGGCGACCGAGACGTCATCGAGTACGGCGAGTTCCCCGACCCCGAACCGGGCCGCGGCGAGGTGGTCGTGGACGTGAAGGCGGCGGCGCTGAACCACCTCGACGTCTGGACGCGGCGCGGACTGCCCGGCCTCGACTTGGAGATGCCGCACGTGCCCGGCAGCGACATGGCCGGCGTCGTGGACGAACTCGGCGAGGGCGTGACGCGCTTCGAGGAGGGGGACAGGGTAGCCCTCGTCGCGGGCGTCGCCGACGGCGACGACGAGTTCTCCCGGCACGGCGACCCGACGCTGGCACCGGACTTCCGCATCATCGGCGAGCACGTGCGCGGCGTTCACTCGGAGTACGCCGCCGTCCCCGCGGAGAACCTCGTCCCCGTCCCCGAGGGCGTCAGGTGGGAAACCGCCGGGTCGGCGTCGCTCGTGTTCCAGACGGCGTGGCGCATGCTGGTTGACCGCGCCGACGTGGACCCCGGCGAGAAAGTGCTCGTCCACGGCGCCTCGGGCGGCGTCGGCCACGCCGCGGTCCAAATCGCCGACTACGCGGGCGCGGAGGTGTTCGCCACCGCCTCCACCGACGAGAAACTGGAGTACGCCGAAGAGTGCGGCGCGGACCACCTCATCAACTACGAAGAGGAGGAGTTCGCGGGGCGCATCCGCGAGATAACCGACAAGCGCGGCGTGGACGTCGTCGTGGACCACATCGGCGAGGCGACGTACGAGGACTCGCTGAAGAGTCTGCGGAAGGGCGGCCGCCTCGTCACCTGCGGCGCGACGACCGGCGGGAACCCCGGCGCGGGCCTGAACCGCATCTTCTGGAACCAACTGCAGGTCATCGGCTCGACGATGGCGACGCCCGGACAGGCCGACGACGCCCTCGAACGCGTCTGGGACGGCACCTTCGAACCGCGCATCCGCGAGGTGCTTCCCATGAGCGAGACGGCGCGCGCACACGAGATGATAGAGAACCGTGAGGGCTTTGGCAAGGTGGTCGTAATCCCCGATAGTGAACTCTGA
- a CDS encoding MogA/MoaB family molybdenum cofactor biosynthesis protein produces MSDGPQMDADHEAAAHQDDRDGDEHHDEHDHDDHEHDHHHEHDVETVGVGVVTISSTRSLDDDPAGDAIVEAFDEAGHEVVTRQLVDDDFDGIQATVDNLVDREDVDVVVTTGGTGVTPDDVTVEAVDDVLRKRLPGFGELFRRLSYEEIGTRVVGTCAAAGVSRGVLIFCLPGSENAVRLGTEEIIVPEVSHLVGLASRDDEE; encoded by the coding sequence ATGAGCGACGGACCACAGATGGACGCCGACCACGAGGCCGCCGCCCATCAAGACGACCGCGACGGAGACGAACACCACGACGAACACGATCACGACGACCACGAACACGACCACCACCACGAACACGACGTCGAAACCGTCGGCGTCGGCGTCGTCACCATCTCCTCGACGCGTTCGCTCGACGACGACCCGGCGGGCGACGCCATCGTCGAGGCGTTCGACGAGGCGGGCCACGAGGTGGTCACGCGCCAACTCGTCGACGACGACTTCGACGGGATACAGGCGACCGTGGACAACCTCGTAGACCGGGAGGACGTAGACGTCGTCGTCACCACCGGCGGCACGGGCGTGACGCCCGACGACGTGACCGTCGAAGCGGTGGACGACGTTCTCAGGAAGCGACTGCCGGGGTTCGGCGAACTGTTCCGCCGACTGTCGTACGAGGAGATAGGCACGCGCGTCGTCGGGACCTGCGCCGCCGCGGGCGTCTCCCGCGGAGTCCTCATCTTCTGTCTGCCCGGAAGCGAGAACGCCGTGCGCCTCGGCACCGAGGAGATCATCGTCCCCGAGGTGTCGCACCTCGTCGGACTGGCCTCCCGCGACGACGAGGAGTGA